A part of Kryptolebias marmoratus isolate JLee-2015 linkage group LG8, ASM164957v2, whole genome shotgun sequence genomic DNA contains:
- the LOC108237621 gene encoding transmembrane protein 198 codes for MAVSSLYVTEEPGAGLTEVDICTFEINLRYEAISSIVCSVCLSFGLIYCFFGYRCFKVVMFFSGFMFGSAAVLLLYHNEPKLNSQLKVETKAGIGLGVGVLSGLMTMTVSTLGLLLSGLQLGSLVSVSLLVIIGQFYSLSPVWVPLCAILAASISTAVFMLQWQKLFSVIYTSVFGATVAMLCVDYLLGTFMLPDQVYDMFCQAAPRLLCWFNWAITGICPVLSITGVLVQWWLTAKGVSHTETAHEKQKKHLKHKCRESRRRPRPYRQRRPPPLKRYAGDVLAPSYLQRLQEHQMGTGSSTSSVSTITHTLIDFNYETGSMVPLTAASPVFTV; via the exons ATGGCGGTCTCTTCACTCTACGTCACTGAGGAGCCAGGAGCTGGCTTAACTGAAGTAGATATCTGTACTTTTGAGATTAATCTGCGATATGAGGCGATCTCGTCTATTGTCTGCTCTGTTTGCCTTTCGTTTGGCCTCATCTACTGCTTTTTTG GATATCGCTGTTTTAAGGTGGTCATGTTCTTTTCGGGCTTCATGTTTGGCTCAGCAGCCGTGCTCCTGCTCTACCATAATGAGCCTAAACTTAACAGCCAGCTGAAAGTAGAGACCAAGGCGGGCATCGGTCTGGGTGTGGGAGTGCTGAGCGGACTGATGACCATGACGGTGTCCACCTTGGGACTCCTCCTCAGCGGCCTGCAGCTGGGAAGCCTGGTCTCCGTCTCCCTGCTGGTGATTATTGGACAGTTTTACAGCCTGTCGCCGGTGTGGGTGCCTCTCTGCGCCATACTGGCTGCCAGCATCTCCACCGCTGTGTTCATGCTGCAGTGGCAGAAACTTTTCAGCGTCATCTACACATCTGTGTTTGGAGCAACAGTCGCGATGCTGTGTGTGGACTACCTGCTGGGGACGTTCATGCTGCCTGATCAGGTGTACGATATGTTTTGTCAAGCCGCTCCTCGGCTGCTCTGCTGGTTCAACTGGGCGATCACTGGGATCTGTCCTGTTCTGAGTATCACAGGCGTGCTGGTGCAGTGGTGGCTGACTGCAAAGGGAGTCTCACACACGGAAA CTGCacatgaaaaacagaagaaacatctGAAGCACAAATGTAGAGAATCAAGGAGAAGACCCCGACCATACCGCCAGCGCAGGCCTCCACCCCTGAAACGTTACGCTGGGGATGTCCTTGCACCG AGTTATCTCCAAAGACTCCAAGAGCATCAGATGGGAACAGGCTCCTCCACCAGCAGCGTCAGCACCATCACACACACTCTGATTGACTTTAACTATGAGACGGGCTCCATGGTGCCTCTGACTGCTGCTTCCCCCGTCTTTACAGTCTGA